One stretch of Legionella birminghamensis DNA includes these proteins:
- a CDS encoding diguanylate cyclase — protein sequence MKAEIKEKLQALFTEYARSLPEKLAHINREWANLMIHWDKVLFQDFHRTIHSLCGSAGTYGYDNLSKAARKLEIVLKSKVSQDSLQQEDKEEIDFLLDQLQMAFITAEPESKSAVSQDFLTKNGKIILIDNDRNFTNELQDNLIEAGYQVYAMGSEENISQNFFDISPAALIVDIENISEGTKDFLFKLYNNEKVSIPLFCTAYSADILTRLKAIRLGSSAFFQKPMESTYLTRKLDQFCACMPSEPYRVLVIDDSLSLAEYYTLILKESGLVAQFITNPLLLIETIEDFQPDVLLMDVYMPECSGLELAVVLRQEPQYTRLPIIFLSTEDDRLKQLSALNLGGDDFLVKPIVPQHLIKTVLSRAKRAEILNSFMTKDSLSGLYNHTNILQRLDVEIARANRQNEQLSFIMADIDHFKLINDNYGHPTGDNVIRKISSLLLLSFRKTDIIGRYGGEEFAIIMPNTSPENAFRVIENFRLKFSKFLFQCNKQNFSATVSAGLSSFPAVKDMSSLVSAADQALYEAKRNGRNQVVFADSLVNH from the coding sequence ATGAAAGCCGAAATTAAGGAAAAGTTACAGGCTTTATTTACAGAGTATGCTAGAAGCCTGCCGGAAAAACTTGCTCATATCAACAGGGAATGGGCTAATCTAATGATTCATTGGGATAAGGTCCTGTTTCAGGATTTCCACAGAACCATTCATAGCTTATGCGGTTCGGCAGGTACTTATGGCTATGATAATCTGTCAAAAGCAGCCAGAAAACTGGAAATAGTTTTAAAATCGAAAGTATCACAAGACAGCCTCCAGCAGGAAGATAAAGAGGAGATTGATTTTCTCCTTGACCAATTGCAAATGGCATTTATAACAGCAGAACCTGAATCGAAATCAGCTGTTTCTCAGGATTTCCTTACTAAGAATGGAAAAATAATACTGATAGATAATGATCGGAATTTTACAAATGAATTGCAGGATAATTTAATTGAAGCAGGTTACCAGGTCTATGCAATGGGAAGTGAAGAAAATATCAGCCAGAATTTCTTTGATATATCACCTGCTGCACTCATTGTTGATATTGAAAATATCAGTGAGGGGACAAAAGATTTCTTGTTTAAACTTTATAATAATGAAAAAGTGTCGATTCCCTTATTTTGCACTGCTTATAGTGCTGATATTTTAACAAGGCTAAAGGCAATACGCCTTGGCAGCAGCGCTTTCTTTCAAAAGCCGATGGAATCTACTTATCTAACGCGAAAACTTGATCAGTTCTGCGCCTGCATGCCCAGTGAGCCTTACAGGGTTCTGGTTATAGACGATTCACTTTCACTGGCTGAATACTATACGCTGATTCTAAAAGAGTCAGGATTAGTTGCCCAATTCATTACCAACCCGCTGCTTCTTATTGAAACAATAGAGGATTTTCAACCGGATGTGTTATTGATGGATGTTTACATGCCCGAGTGTTCCGGTCTAGAACTTGCCGTCGTGCTTCGTCAGGAGCCCCAGTATACGCGTTTACCGATTATCTTTCTGTCAACTGAAGATGACCGGCTTAAACAATTGTCTGCATTAAATCTTGGCGGTGATGACTTTTTAGTAAAGCCCATTGTGCCCCAGCATTTAATTAAAACCGTGCTTTCAAGAGCCAAACGGGCGGAGATTTTGAATTCGTTTATGACAAAGGACAGCTTGAGCGGCTTGTATAATCATACCAATATCCTGCAGCGCCTGGATGTTGAAATTGCTCGTGCTAACAGACAGAATGAACAACTGTCCTTTATTATGGCTGACATTGACCATTTCAAACTGATTAATGACAATTATGGCCATCCAACTGGCGATAATGTCATCAGGAAGATATCCTCCCTCCTTTTATTATCCTTTCGTAAAACCGATATCATCGGCCGCTACGGCGGAGAGGAGTTTGCCATCATTATGCCTAACACCAGCCCTGAAAATGCGTTTCGGGTGATAGAAAATTTTCGCCTCAAATTTTCGAAATTCCTGTTTCAATGCAATAAGCAGAATTTCTCAGCAACGGTTAGTGCGGGTTTATCCTCTTTTCCTGCGGTAAAAGATATGAGCAGCCTGGTTTCCGCGGCTGACCAGGCTTTATATGAGGCCAAGAGGAATGGCCGCAATCAGGTTGTTTTTGCAGATTCCCTGGTTAATCATTGA
- the hmgA gene encoding homogentisate 1,2-dioxygenase yields MYLSGFGNHHQTEAISGALPDKQNSPQECAYGLYAEQLSGSAFTKARASNLHSWLYKTAPSVKQHDYVPYKTDKLIDLLEFQAPNPYRWSPLSAPQFEVDFVDGLFPLAGSSMVNAWIYQCTQSMIKRYFTNHDGELLFVPYEGTLLLLTEFGRLEIQPGQIAVIPRGVKFRVELKSESASGYLCENAGSPLTLPQLGVIGANSLANPRHFLYPVAAFESPDFEVTIICKFQNRLWSALCDYSPLNVVAWHGNLAPYSYDLSLFNTINTVSFDHPDPSIFTVLTSESDTPGVANLDFVIFPPRWMVAEHSFRPPYFHRNIMNELMGLIRGEYDAKKSGFLPGGVSIHNCMSSHGPDTESYLQAISADLKPVRYENTLAFMFETRDIWRVSGQAMQHPGRQRDYSKCWQDFSVRVINQ; encoded by the coding sequence GTGTATTTGTCTGGATTCGGAAACCACCATCAAACAGAGGCAATTTCAGGTGCACTGCCTGATAAGCAAAACTCCCCTCAGGAATGTGCTTACGGATTATATGCCGAACAACTAAGCGGCTCGGCATTTACCAAAGCAAGGGCTTCTAACCTGCATAGCTGGCTTTATAAAACAGCTCCTTCAGTCAAGCAACATGATTATGTCCCTTACAAAACGGATAAATTAATTGACTTGCTGGAATTTCAGGCACCTAATCCTTACCGATGGTCTCCTCTTTCTGCGCCACAATTTGAAGTTGATTTTGTGGATGGACTATTTCCACTGGCTGGCAGTTCGATGGTTAATGCCTGGATTTATCAATGTACTCAGTCAATGATTAAGCGTTATTTCACCAACCATGACGGGGAATTATTGTTTGTTCCTTACGAAGGCACATTACTATTACTGACCGAATTTGGACGGTTGGAAATTCAACCTGGACAAATAGCAGTCATTCCCAGAGGGGTCAAATTTCGTGTGGAACTAAAATCTGAATCAGCCAGCGGCTATTTGTGCGAGAATGCCGGCTCACCGCTCACCCTACCTCAACTGGGAGTAATCGGCGCCAACTCGCTGGCAAATCCCCGGCATTTTCTTTACCCTGTAGCCGCTTTTGAGTCTCCTGACTTTGAGGTAACAATCATTTGTAAATTTCAAAATCGTTTGTGGTCAGCCCTGTGTGATTATTCACCGCTGAATGTGGTTGCCTGGCACGGTAATCTGGCGCCTTACAGTTATGATTTATCCCTTTTTAATACGATTAATACCGTCAGTTTTGATCATCCTGATCCGTCTATATTTACTGTACTTACCTCTGAAAGTGACACTCCGGGTGTTGCCAATCTTGATTTCGTCATTTTTCCACCCCGCTGGATGGTTGCAGAGCACAGTTTTCGCCCCCCCTACTTCCATCGGAATATTATGAATGAATTAATGGGCCTGATTAGGGGGGAATATGATGCAAAAAAATCAGGATTTTTACCGGGAGGAGTGAGTATTCACAATTGTATGAGCTCACATGGACCCGATACGGAGAGCTATCTGCAAGCGATATCCGCCGATTTAAAACCTGTGCGTTATGAAAATACCCTGGCATTCATGTTTGAAACCAGAGATATCTGGCGTGTCAGCGGGCAGGCCATGCAGCATCCTGGCAGGCAAAGAGATTACAGCAAATGCTGGCAGGATTTTTCCGTACGAGTGATAAATCAATGA
- a CDS encoding YebC/PmpR family DNA-binding transcriptional regulator, which yields MAGHSKWANIKFRKGVQDAKRGKIFTKLIREITVSARMGGGEESSNPRLRDAVIKALKANMKRDTIDNAIKRGAGGLDGDNMMQMRYEGYGPGGVAILVDCLSDNKNRTVSEVRHAFTKHGGNLGTDGSVAYLFNNQGEILLSAGQSEEAAMEAAIEAGAEDVSVDEGQVEIITASEDYHSVLNAMQQAGFEVEQSSLTMRAQTMVPVDKETAETLLKLIDMLEDLDDVQDVYSNAQLPDSMFE from the coding sequence GTGGCTGGTCATAGTAAATGGGCAAACATAAAATTCAGAAAAGGTGTGCAGGATGCCAAACGGGGTAAAATTTTTACCAAACTAATCCGTGAGATTACCGTTTCAGCCCGTATGGGCGGCGGAGAGGAGTCTTCTAACCCGCGGCTAAGAGATGCGGTAATCAAAGCGCTGAAAGCCAACATGAAGCGGGATACGATCGATAATGCCATTAAGCGGGGAGCTGGCGGTCTTGACGGCGATAATATGATGCAGATGCGCTATGAAGGCTATGGCCCAGGCGGTGTTGCAATTCTGGTCGATTGTCTCTCCGATAATAAAAATCGAACTGTATCAGAAGTACGACATGCATTTACCAAGCACGGTGGTAACCTGGGAACCGATGGCTCGGTTGCCTATCTCTTCAATAATCAGGGGGAGATTTTATTAAGCGCCGGGCAATCTGAAGAAGCAGCCATGGAAGCTGCAATTGAAGCTGGAGCTGAAGATGTGTCGGTTGATGAAGGCCAGGTTGAAATTATCACTGCTTCTGAGGATTACCATTCAGTCCTTAATGCTATGCAACAAGCTGGGTTTGAAGTTGAGCAGTCCAGCCTGACCATGCGTGCACAAACCATGGTTCCTGTAGATAAGGAAACGGCGGAAACTTTGTTGAAGTTAATCGACATGCTGGAAGATCTGGATGATGTGCAGGATGTTTATAGCAATGCGCAATTGCCGGATTCCATGTTTGAATGA
- the ruvC gene encoding crossover junction endodeoxyribonuclease RuvC, translating into MTIILGIDPGSRVTGYGIIREEKRKLAYVDSGCIRTSEGELSQRLLEIFNGICHLMDDYSPTEVAIEQVFLHQNPSSALKLGHARGAAMVAAASHRIKISEYSPREVKQAIVGYGAAEKEQVKRMVVSLLMLNKAPQSDAADALAIAICHSHNRRGIGALIAKSKTAGAAT; encoded by the coding sequence ATGACCATTATCCTAGGGATAGATCCTGGTTCAAGGGTTACCGGATATGGAATAATCCGGGAAGAGAAACGCAAGCTGGCCTATGTCGACAGTGGCTGTATCAGAACATCGGAAGGGGAGTTAAGCCAGCGGCTATTGGAAATATTTAATGGCATTTGCCATCTAATGGATGATTACTCTCCCACCGAAGTCGCAATCGAGCAGGTTTTTTTACACCAGAATCCTAGCTCTGCATTAAAGCTTGGGCATGCACGCGGCGCTGCCATGGTGGCCGCAGCATCGCATCGTATCAAAATCAGCGAGTATTCCCCCCGAGAGGTGAAACAGGCCATAGTTGGTTATGGTGCCGCAGAAAAGGAGCAGGTGAAGCGGATGGTGGTCAGTTTGCTGATGCTGAACAAGGCACCGCAAAGCGACGCGGCCGATGCGCTAGCTATTGCCATCTGCCATAGTCACAATCGACGGGGCATTGGGGCTTTAATTGCTAAATCAAAGACAGCGGGAGCAGCTACATGA
- the ruvA gene encoding Holliday junction branch migration protein RuvA: MIGWLQGTIIDKTHPGRFVINVNGVGYDVETSLNTFFQLESSSNSIILHIHTIVREDALLLYGFADKLERSLFRALIKVNGVGPKLAITILSSISPGEFIQTIVQQNAVFLTKLPGIGKKTAERLIIEMKDSIEQLMSTESLDIPKREQVANPREQDEAIRALEALGYRLQEATKVVSRLDDGTKSCEQLIRQALKELAGRAVLG, translated from the coding sequence ATGATTGGATGGTTACAAGGAACCATAATCGATAAAACCCATCCGGGGCGTTTTGTAATAAACGTCAATGGAGTGGGTTATGATGTGGAAACATCTCTTAATACGTTTTTTCAACTGGAATCCAGCAGTAATTCCATCATATTGCATATTCATACCATTGTCCGGGAGGATGCTTTATTACTGTATGGATTTGCTGACAAATTGGAGCGGTCCTTATTCCGGGCATTAATCAAAGTCAATGGCGTAGGGCCTAAACTGGCCATTACTATTTTATCCAGTATTTCGCCTGGCGAATTCATTCAAACCATCGTGCAACAAAATGCAGTTTTCCTCACTAAATTGCCTGGCATCGGTAAAAAGACCGCCGAGCGTTTAATCATTGAAATGAAAGATAGTATCGAACAGTTAATGTCGACAGAATCGCTCGACATTCCCAAACGTGAGCAAGTAGCCAATCCCCGGGAACAGGACGAAGCTATCCGCGCCCTCGAGGCATTAGGTTACAGGCTGCAGGAAGCGACCAAAGTAGTTTCCCGTCTGGATGATGGCACTAAAAGCTGTGAGCAACTAATTCGACAGGCTTTGAAAGAGCTTGCGGGAAGAGCAGTACTGGGTTAA
- a CDS encoding response regulator, translating into MRLLLVEDDELLGDAVKAGLTQFGYVVDWLRDGEAARAALKSESFELIILDLGLPKLSGLGFLQSLRNDGNATPVIILTARDSVEDKVKGLDTGADDYLIKPFDLNELSARVRALVRRSQGRADALLQYRNITLDPAAHSVYVDDVMVNVPRREFALLQKLLENSGQVLSREQLMQSIYGWDEDVDSNALEVHIHNLRKKLNANFIRTIRGVGYMAEKTDKSESS; encoded by the coding sequence ATGCGATTGCTATTGGTAGAAGATGACGAACTGCTTGGAGATGCAGTTAAGGCCGGTTTAACACAGTTTGGTTATGTAGTTGATTGGCTCAGGGATGGCGAAGCAGCCCGGGCTGCATTAAAATCAGAATCGTTTGAATTGATTATCCTGGACCTTGGTTTACCCAAATTATCAGGGCTTGGTTTCCTGCAATCATTAAGGAACGATGGCAATGCAACGCCTGTGATTATATTAACTGCCAGAGATTCTGTTGAAGATAAAGTCAAGGGGCTTGATACCGGGGCTGACGATTATCTGATTAAACCTTTCGATTTGAATGAACTTAGCGCAAGGGTCAGAGCATTGGTCCGGCGCTCTCAAGGCAGGGCTGATGCGCTTCTGCAATACCGTAATATCACCCTTGATCCTGCCGCACACTCTGTTTATGTGGATGATGTGATGGTTAATGTTCCCCGACGCGAATTTGCACTCCTGCAAAAATTACTGGAAAACAGCGGCCAGGTTCTTTCCCGGGAGCAATTAATGCAAAGTATTTATGGCTGGGATGAAGATGTGGACAGCAATGCATTGGAAGTACATATTCACAATCTGCGCAAAAAACTCAACGCAAACTTTATCCGTACAATACGCGGCGTAGGGTACATGGCAGAAAAAACCGATAAAAGTGAGAGTAGTTAG
- a CDS encoding septation protein A, with the protein MKLLFDFFPIVLFFVGYKLFGIYTATAIAIVASLLQVFLYRLKHQRFEKMHVISFAIIAVLGGATLFFHNPWFIKWKPTGIYWLTALAFLLSPYVSSKSLIQRMMENNVQLPIKIWYRLNYAWFFFFAIMGAINLYVAYFYSTDVWVNFKLFGGAGFTLIFVFLQALYLTRHMLDKDASDQPSGDSRKSLP; encoded by the coding sequence ATGAAATTATTGTTTGATTTTTTTCCTATCGTCCTTTTTTTCGTTGGCTATAAGCTGTTTGGCATCTACACCGCTACAGCAATAGCTATAGTCGCTTCTTTACTACAGGTTTTTTTGTACCGCCTCAAGCATCAGCGTTTTGAAAAAATGCATGTCATCAGTTTCGCGATTATTGCTGTTCTTGGCGGCGCAACCTTATTTTTTCATAACCCCTGGTTTATTAAATGGAAACCGACCGGAATATACTGGTTAACTGCTTTGGCGTTTCTATTATCACCTTATGTAAGCAGCAAGTCCCTTATTCAGCGAATGATGGAAAATAATGTTCAACTCCCGATTAAAATTTGGTATCGTCTAAATTATGCATGGTTCTTTTTTTTCGCGATAATGGGAGCCATAAACCTATATGTCGCCTATTTTTACAGTACCGATGTATGGGTTAACTTCAAATTATTTGGTGGTGCAGGCTTTACCCTGATTTTTGTATTTCTTCAAGCACTTTATTTAACCAGGCACATGTTAGATAAAGACGCAAGTGATCAACCCTCCGGTGACTCAAGAAAGAGTCTGCCTTGA
- a CDS encoding acyltransferase family protein, with translation MVNNRRLVFLDWLRIFSITSVVVGHKFYPSLAQYLSDGSVHGSLKTIIRLILPFCLGGGTGVIVFFLVSGYVITYVLQSEQPLEFALKRIFRIYPLFITALLIQTLIHYQITKAPISLQTLVPQLLLMGDIFKVPYMLLGVEWTLRIEVAFYVLMFCMRYAGLLSTYQRFFPGILILLTYLLGIVTGIPDGSYGGYGYWNMYAPFLLLGSAFLLYEKKSASGTFLVFFASFVLIQCWQLTIIYSPGLKDMDFVSLGFLVFLTAWLFRDSMHMNRLGFFISELTYSVYLFHSWLFDQIKTVPLFSSNLKALIVLILFCIAMNKLIEKPGIRLGKSMWRWLEERKRTPVVNGQVS, from the coding sequence ATGGTAAATAATCGTCGTCTTGTATTCCTGGATTGGTTAAGGATATTTTCAATTACTTCTGTAGTTGTTGGTCATAAATTTTACCCTTCCTTGGCACAATATTTGAGCGATGGGTCAGTTCATGGATCGCTTAAAACGATTATTCGACTAATTTTGCCTTTCTGTTTGGGTGGGGGAACCGGTGTAATTGTTTTTTTTCTAGTCTCTGGTTATGTCATTACTTATGTGTTGCAATCTGAGCAGCCCTTAGAGTTTGCCTTAAAGCGTATTTTCAGAATCTATCCCTTATTCATTACTGCGTTACTCATACAAACGCTTATTCACTATCAAATAACTAAAGCCCCTATTTCTTTACAAACATTAGTCCCTCAGTTGCTACTCATGGGTGATATATTTAAAGTACCCTATATGCTGCTCGGAGTGGAGTGGACTCTTCGAATTGAAGTTGCGTTTTATGTTCTTATGTTTTGTATGCGCTATGCTGGATTATTATCCACCTATCAACGTTTTTTCCCCGGAATACTTATTTTGCTGACGTATTTACTCGGGATCGTAACGGGCATTCCTGATGGAAGCTATGGCGGTTATGGGTATTGGAATATGTATGCACCATTTTTATTACTGGGCAGTGCTTTCCTGCTTTATGAGAAGAAATCGGCTAGCGGGACATTTCTGGTTTTCTTTGCAAGTTTTGTACTCATTCAATGTTGGCAGTTGACCATAATCTATTCTCCAGGTCTTAAAGATATGGATTTTGTATCGCTAGGCTTTCTTGTTTTTCTCACGGCCTGGCTATTCCGGGACTCAATGCATATGAACAGGCTAGGTTTTTTTATTTCTGAATTAACTTATTCCGTCTATTTATTTCATAGCTGGTTGTTTGATCAAATTAAAACAGTCCCACTCTTTAGTTCAAACTTAAAAGCACTGATTGTGTTGATTTTATTTTGCATTGCCATGAATAAACTAATCGAAAAGCCAGGGATTCGATTGGGTAAATCGATGTGGAGATGGTTGGAGGAGCGCAAGAGAACGCCAGTTGTTAATGGACAAGTATCCTAG